A single region of the Trachemys scripta elegans isolate TJP31775 chromosome 19, CAS_Tse_1.0, whole genome shotgun sequence genome encodes:
- the UBIAD1 gene encoding ubiA prenyltransferase domain-containing protein 1: MEAEDQTEKISIRAESPRGGDVGELGIGLLSSAKSRPGTWKQKCAAYVLALRPWSFSASLTPVALGSALAYRSHGSLDPGLLVGSAVAVLAVHGAGNLVNTYYDFSKGIDHKKSDDRTLVDQILEPQDVVRFGVFLYTLGCICAACLYCLSTLKLEHLALIYFGGLSSSFLYTGGIGFKYVALGDLVILITFGPLAVMFAHAVQVGYLSVSPLLYAVPLALSTEAILHSNNTRDMESDRQAGIVTLAILIGPMFSYMLYNTLLFLPYLIFCILATRYTISMALPLLTIPMAFSLERQFRSQSFSKIPQRTAKLNLLLGLFYVFGIILAPAGTLPKL, encoded by the exons ATGGAGGCTGAAGATCAGACCGAGAAGATTAGCATCAGGGCTGAGAGCCCCAGAGGAGGTGACGTGGGGGAGCTGGGCATCGGGCTGCTCAGCTCTGCGAAGAGCCGCCCAGGCACCTGGAAGCAGAAATGTGCAGCCTACGTTCTGGCCCTGCGGCCCTGGAGCTTCAGTGCCTCTCTGACCCCAGTAGCCCTGGGCAGTGCCCTAGCCTATCGATCCCACGGATCCCTAGACCCAGGGCTGCTAGTGGGCAGTGCAGTGGCTGTCCTGGCTGTGCATGGAGCAGGTAACTTGGTTAATACCTACTATGACTTCTCCAAGGGCATTGACCACAAGAAGAGTGATGACCGGACATTGGTGGACCAGATCTTGGAGCCTCAGGATGTGGTCCGCTTTGGGGTCTTCCTCTATACCCTGGGCTGTATCTGTGCTGCCTGCCTCTACTGTCTCTCCACTCTCAAGTTGGAGCACCTGGCACTGATCTACTTTGGGGGACTTTCCAGCTCCTTCCTTTATACTGGAG GAATTGGATTTAAATATGTTGCACTTGGCGACTTGGTGATCCTCATCACATTTGGGCCCCTGGCTGTCATGTTTGCCCATGCAGTGCAGGTTGGCTATCTGTCTGTCTCACCGCTGCTCTATGCTGTCCCACTAGCCCTCAGTACTGAGGCCATCCTGCACAGCAACAACACACGGGACATGGAGTCTGACCGGCAGGCAGGCATTGTCACCCTGGCTATCCTCATCGGCCCCATGTTTTCCTACATGCTCTACAACACACTGCTCTTCCTGCCCTACCTGATTTTCTGCATCTTGGCCACGCGTTACACCATCAGCATGGCGCTGCCACTACTCACCATTCCTATGGCCTTTTCGCTGGAGAGGCAGTTCCGGAGCCAGAGCTTCAGCAAAATTCCCCAGCGGACAGCCAAGCTCAACCTCCTGCTGGGGCTCTTCTACGTTTTTGGTATTATACTGGCACCAGCAGGCACGCTGCCCAAACTGTAA